ATCGTCGGCGCGAAGCGCTCCGAAGTCGCGGTTATGGCGACGCTCACGCAGAACTTGCATACGATGCTCGCTACCTTTTACCGGCCGAGGGCCGGCGGGGCGCGGACCAAGATTCTGTACGAAAAGCGCGCTTTTCCGTCGGACAAGTatgcgctcgactcgcTGTGCCGCCTCAATGACCTCGATCCGCGCGCATGCCTCGTGCCGCTCACTCCGCGCGAGGGCGAGTCGTATATCCGCACCGAAGACATCCTAAAAGCCATTGCCGAcacgggcgacgcgggTGCGATGATCAtgctgggcggcgtgcagtACTTTACTGGCCAGCTCTTTGAGCTCGAGACGATCTGcaaagcggcgcacgacgcaggTATGGTGATGGGCGTGGACCTTGCGCATGCCTTCCTCAACGTACCCCTTGCTTTGCACGACTGGGGCATCGACTGGGCCGTGTGGTGCTCGTACAAGTACGGCTCGGGTGGCCCAGGCGGCATCGCCGGCCTGTTTCTGCACGAAAAGTGGCATACACAGGACCTTGTGCGTCCTTCTGGCTGGTGGGGTCACAaccgcagcacgcgcttTACCATGCCGGAAGAATTTGACCCCATTCCGGGCGCTGCCGGCTGGCAGGTTTCTAACCCAtcggtgctcgacgtgtcTGTGCTCATCGGCTCCCTTGAGACGGTATGGGAGGGCGtcaaggccgccgcgccgaacgACGCCGCAGAGCTCGACACGATCGGTACGGACGAGGACACAAAACACCGCGAGACGCTTTCTTCCTTGGGCTACGGCCGCATCATGCCGCACATGCGGGCCAAGTCGCAGCGTCTCACGGCCtacctcgagctgctcatgGGCAAGGACGGTTTGGACTTTGAGCAGTATGGCGTAAAGCTACGTCTCATTACACCGGAAGACcccgagcagcgcggctCGCAGCTCTGCGTGCAATTCCTCGAGAACGCTCCGCAGCGTCCGGGCGAGGCGGATGCGAGCGACGCCGTGGCACGGTCCATCTCCAAGGACACGCTCATGGCCCAGGTCGTCCACCTCATGGAGAAGAAGCGCGGTGTAATTTGTGATATGAGATACCCCGATGtcctgcgcgtcgcgccgctcgcggcatTCAACACCTACACAGAGGTGTActacgtcgcgcaggccaTAGCTTGGGCCCTCCAGCAGGTGGGCCACTCGCCGTAGCCTCCACATTCGGCCGAGAGAACGTGTCGGCAGGGCGgcccgctcggcgcctcgcccctCACGTCGCGGATCCACAGGCTCTCGGTGTGCAAGACACAGCTGTTTTTCTGTGAAAGTACCTGAGGTTTTATACATACCAACATGGCTTCTGCGGTTCTGAGTGCACTCGGCTACGCCAGCTTTGGTTTTTTGGCGCGCTGCTACGCCCTGGGTATCCAGAAGCGTAACATTCTCGACAGTACGTACAAGGCGCGAAACACAGGATACTGACGCCGTAGACTTTGGCGGTCACGCCGCGTTTGCGGGTGCGTTTGGTGCGCTTGGTTACTGGCTCCACGGCGTCAAGATCTcgcagcaggagctgctggaGAAGAAGCAGAAGGAGCTCACGGAGCGCCGGTTGGCATAAGCGCTCGTGGATTCTGCTCTGAGCATGGCGTGTGATAACCCCCAAGATGCCTCTACACGACATGCtacgtgctcggcgcatGGATCGACTTTCTTGGCCGCCGCACAGCATGGCTGGACATGCGGGCGTGCGTGTGCAAGAATACCACTCGAAAGAGACGTGCTTTGTTGTTTATTGCAATAGCATCAATAGCGCATCTCTTTGCTTGAAACACGAGGGAAGGAAAGAGGGGTTGTTATGGACATGTGTCAGAAGCGTCGTGTTTCACATATTGTGCATGGATAagcagcgcagcagcagtaGCCGGAGCGTACAGAGAGAGCGACAGGGCCAGATGAGGATGTCGGCCGCAGGACATAGATAGCAAGCACATGCACCGTTGCCATGCCACATCTGCCTGTACTTCCGTCCCATCGACACGCATAGCGCCGTACGTCTCTATCCTTTTTTTCTGACAATCCCCCTCACACGCATCGAATCGAGGCAAAGCATCACATTTCTGCGACACGTAGTCTACAGGAGGAACTAGTGTAACACTGTTACATCCAGGATGATATCGTCCCTAGACCAAATCATTGGCGTATAGCCAATTACCATGAAACAGCAGCACGAGTCAGCTGCGGTAGTATTTTGGATAGAGGCAAAGATCTAAACAGAGACGTTTAGTTGTTGGCCTCCGCGGCAAGGTGGCGCTGCTTCCTCTCGCTGATGCGCTTGGCGACAAGGTCGCCGTACTCGGCCTTCTGCTGGTTGGCCTTGACGATACGGAGCTTCTTCACGCGctgagcgtcgcgcttgcgctggagACGCTGGGGAGTGATGAGGCGCTGGATCTTGGGGGCCTTGGTCTTGGGCTTAGCACCCTCCTTCTTGGGCTCGATGGTACGGCGGATAACGTACTTGCGCACATCGTCATCTTTCGAGAGGTTGAAGAACTTGCGGATGTCTGTAGGTTAGTATACCACACTTCACAAAGCGATACGTACGGTTGGCACGCTTGGGACCAAGACGCTTGGGGACGGCGCTCTCGGCATCGGTCAGGCCAGGGATCTCCTGCTCACCCTGCTTGACGACGATGCAGTGAAGGGCCTGGATATCGGGGCCGACGATGCAGCCGCGGACCGACttccggcggcgctcacCAGTGCGGCGCTGACGGTAGCACGAGTCGCCCTcaccgaggaggaggcggaCACGGTAGGGCAGCAGGACACCCTGCTTCATGGGGAAACCCTGCTTGTCGTTACCACCGCCAATGCGGAGGACGTAGCCCTTCCACTCGTCACCGAGGGTGTCGACCTCGACATCCTGGGACATGCGCTTGTCGTAGAAGCAGCGCCTAAAAAGTGTTAGTACAAGTTACGCGGAAAGCAAAGCACGTACACATTGCGCTCGTCAAGGAACTCAAAGGACTTCTGCGCGCCCGTGGCAGGGTTGGCAACGTTGAGCTTCATCTAGAATCGTAGTTAGCAACTGCTCAAGCAAACGGCTTCTACCAACCTTGCGAAGGTTGCACTCGAAGTGTGATGTGCAAAGAGCCTCGCCTGGCGCATATCACCCGAAAACCTGGCCAGCACCAAGTTCATCACGTGCAGTGCAGTTTGTACTATAATTCTCTCACGTGCAGTACAAAGTCACGTGTACGTTTGCACCTCTCGCGAAGGCGCCGCTGGGGTGTTCGCCTTACCATATTCAGGTCTTCAACTCTGACAAGTATCTGGTACGTTGCAGCAGTGGGTGTTGTGCATGGATTGTTGCGCCAAGGCGTGCGATCAAACGCTATGGTATTAGCAATGTCTGTACAAGCACCCAAACTCTTGTTGAGCACATACTGACCGGCGCTTTTTGCTTCGACAGACATCATGGGTCGCATGTACTCCAAGGGAAAGGGCATTAGCTCGTCTGCGCTTCCTTACCGCCGCACTCCCCCTTCGTGGCTGAAGACCAGCCCCGAGGAGGTTGTGCAGCAGATCGTGAAGCTCGCCCGCAAGGGTGTTACCCCCTCGCAGATCGGCGCTCAGCTCCGTGACTCGCACGGCATTGCGCAGGTCCGCTTCGTGACCGGTAACAAGATCCTCCGTATCCTCAAGAGCGAGGGTCTCGCTCCCGAGATCCCGGAGGACCTCTACCACCTCATCGTACGTATTCCTCGCCGGAGTCAATGCTAACCATGCAGAAGCGCGCCGTCAGCGTCCGCAAGCACCTTGAGCGCAGCCGCAAGGACGTCAACGCCAAGTTCCGCCTCATTCTCATCGAGTCGACGATCCACCGTCTGACCCGCTACTACAAGACCACTGGCGCTGTCCCGCCGACTTTCAAGTACGAgtcgtcgaccgcctcgactCTTGTGGCGTAAATTTGATGATTCCCTGCGAAAAGTGTTGGCGTATCCGTTGGGCGCGCCAACAATGCTCTTCCTACTTGTAATTCTGTATCAAGTACGGTGTGAGACTGTCGGCCTGCATCCCTGATGATGCTGAGTCTCTTTGCACATAGACACACACTATTAGCGCGTGTATCTGTGCGGCAATGAAAACCTTCTGGAACTAGACTTGGCGTGCACTGCGCTCAAACCCTCTCGTAGCTAGCTGCTACCGCCAAGCCGGAGGGCtgcggcaggcgcagcatgcTTTTGCGCTCTGCTTtcggccgacgaggagccaAGACCCTGCACTGGTGCCTTGCTGGCCTAAATTTTTGGTCCCTTGTGCGCCCCGATTGAATCGGGAGAGCCGCCTCGCCCCACTTACCGAACCCCGACAGGTAAAACTGCGTTGCCCGTTCCTAGGCTCTTACTGTGCGGATGGGTGAAGGGGATAACGATACGACGGTGGGGTCTGCGTCTCCTCTCGGAGCGCCCTCCCCACTGTCGCTATCACCGAACCTGGAAGCAGGGCGCGAGCCAACTGTATATATCCAACCTGAGAAACCCACGCTGAACATTCATACGGCACTCAGTCAAGATACCACGCACAATGACATGACTGACGTCGAACCTCTTTCCCTTCCCAGTCTCGCAAGTCCCACAAAAGGCCATCCGGCGTCGCCACGCCAGCCCTCGGCTGCCCCGCCGCACtcgccacgcagcgcgaaTCTAGCACCCgaagcagcgcctcggccgcagcCCACGATGCAGCTTCCCCCTGATGCATTCGGAAAGACATCAGTGGTAACGGCGTCGGCAATCCTGTCGCGCTCGGGACATCTGCACCCCCTGCCACGCtcccgctcgagccgctccAACTCGTTTGTGGGTAGCGGGGATATGAGCTACTTTACAgccatgcgccgcgcgtcttCGGCTGAATCAGGCACAGCTGCAAGCGAGGGACAAACAGGCGAGGAACACATGCCTGAAGAAGAGGAGGCGGACTCGTACTTTCCTCCCATGCCGGCCGTGCTCAAGGATCTCTGGAACGACAACACCG
This sequence is a window from Malassezia japonica chromosome 5, complete sequence. Protein-coding genes within it:
- the BNA5_2 gene encoding kynureninase (COG:E; EggNog:ENOG503NUB7), with translation MPFSLEQFRAELDGLLDDAAAPHKYDSAALAEKLNERDPLGKLRDGYELPRMRDITGDASVPADAPAYYFCGNSLGPLAKRSRKYVQEELDVWGSVGVNGHFDHIHGRPWASIDERATRFTAEIVGAKRSEVAVMATLTQNLHTMLATFYRPRAGGARTKILYEKRAFPSDKYALDSLCRLNDLDPRACLVPLTPREGESYIRTEDILKAIADTGDAGAMIMLGGVQYFTGQLFELETICKAAHDAGMVMGVDLAHAFLNVPLALHDWGIDWAVWCSYKYGSGGPGGIAGLFLHEKWHTQDLVRPSGWWGHNRSTRFTMPEEFDPIPGAAGWQVSNPSVLDVSVLIGSLETVWEGVKAAAPNDAAELDTIGTDEDTKHRETLSSLGYGRIMPHMRAKSQRLTAYLELLMGKDGLDFEQYGVKLRLITPEDPEQRGSQLCVQFLENAPQRPGEADASDAVARSISKDTLMAQVVHLMEKKRGVICDMRYPDVLRVAPLAAFNTYTEVYYVAQAIAWALQQVGHSP
- a CDS encoding uncharacterized protein (TransMembrane:1 (n4-17c22/23o38-57i); EggNog:ENOG503P8WV) — its product is MASAVLSALGYASFGFLARCYALGIQKRNILDNFGGHAAFAGAFGALGYWLHGVKISQQELLEKKQKELTERRLA
- the RPS6 gene encoding 40S ribosomal protein S6 (COG:J; EggNog:ENOG503NUD1); this translates as MKLNVANPATGAQKSFEFLDERNVRCFYDKRMSQDVEVDTLGDEWKGYVLRIGGGNDKQGFPMKQGVLLPYRVRLLLGEGDSCYRQRRTGERRRKSVRGCIVGPDIQALHCIVVKQGEQEIPGLTDAESAVPKRLGPKRANHIRKFFNLSKDDDVRKYVIRRTIEPKKEGAKPKTKAPKIQRLITPQRLQRKRDAQRVKKLRIVKANQQKAEYGDLVAKRISERKQRHLAAEANN
- the RPS13 gene encoding ribosomal 40S subunit protein S13 (BUSCO:EOG0926514P; COG:J; EggNog:ENOG503P1R2), with the translated sequence MGRMYSKGKGISSSALPYRRTPPSWLKTSPEEVVQQIVKLARKGVTPSQIGAQLRDSHGIAQVRFVTGNKILRILKSEGLAPEIPEDLYHLIKRAVSVRKHLERSRKDVNAKFRLILIESTIHRLTRYYKTTGAVPPTFKYESSTASTLVA